A section of the Geoalkalibacter ferrihydriticus DSM 17813 genome encodes:
- a CDS encoding LysE family translocator produces the protein MIPVELLSAFFAASILLGLAPGPDNIFVLTQSALHGKGAGFSVTLGLCTGLVVHTLAVAMGVAVIFQVSATAFTALKLVGAAYLLYLAWQAFRAAAPVSMETGGALNRFKLYRRGILMNITNPKVSIFFLAFLPQFADPDRGPVSVQILLLGALFIVATILVFGSVALLAGTLGAWLNRSANVQRALNRVAGAVFVGLALTLAVSRR, from the coding sequence GTGATTCCTGTCGAACTCCTGTCGGCCTTTTTCGCCGCATCAATCCTCCTCGGCCTGGCGCCGGGGCCGGACAATATCTTTGTCCTGACCCAATCGGCGCTGCACGGAAAGGGTGCGGGATTTTCCGTGACCCTGGGCTTGTGCACCGGCCTGGTGGTGCATACCCTGGCGGTGGCCATGGGCGTGGCGGTGATTTTCCAGGTTTCCGCAACCGCCTTCACCGCGCTCAAACTGGTGGGCGCGGCTTATCTGCTCTATCTCGCCTGGCAGGCCTTTCGTGCCGCCGCGCCGGTCTCGATGGAGACCGGCGGAGCCCTGAACCGTTTCAAGCTCTATCGGCGCGGCATCCTCATGAACATCACCAATCCCAAAGTGTCGATCTTTTTCCTGGCGTTTCTGCCGCAATTCGCCGATCCGGACCGTGGGCCGGTATCCGTGCAGATCCTATTGCTCGGCGCGTTGTTTATCGTCGCAACTATCCTGGTCTTCGGCAGCGTCGCCCTGCTCGCCGGAACGCTTGGCGCCTGGCTCAATCGTTCGGCAAACGTTCAGCGTGCCCTCAATCGGGTGGCGGGTGCCGTGTTTGTCGGGTTGGCGCTGACCCTGGCGGTGAGCAGGCGGTGA